In Streptomyces violaceusniger Tu 4113, one DNA window encodes the following:
- a CDS encoding alpha/beta fold hydrolase encodes MFDRRSFGKIVGASAVGAPFAIRTTGSAKAAGDSPEERRTLPARPHTSFAALRQIKAGELNVGYAEAGPAHGPAVVLLHGWPYDIHSYVEVAPLLAAEGYRVVVPYLRGYGTTRFRSARTFRDGQQSVFALDLLALMDALGIERAILAGYDWGSRTADIVAALWPKRCKALVSVSGYLITNREKNKQPQPPKVEWAWWYQYYFATRRGVLGLENPEYRRELARLVWRFNSPTWHFDEATFARTAAAFRNPDYVRIVIHNYRWRLGLAAGDPRYDGLERRLAKGPVIGVPTVTLDGGRDPFTPAGGGASYRDRFSGPYAHRTLKDIGHNVPQEAPGAFADAVVEADGLRRR; translated from the coding sequence ATGTTCGACAGGCGCAGCTTCGGGAAGATCGTCGGCGCGAGTGCGGTCGGCGCGCCGTTCGCCATCCGCACCACCGGCTCGGCCAAGGCCGCGGGGGACTCCCCGGAGGAGCGGCGGACACTGCCCGCGCGGCCGCATACGTCCTTCGCCGCCCTGCGGCAGATCAAGGCCGGGGAGCTGAACGTCGGCTACGCCGAGGCCGGGCCGGCCCATGGCCCCGCGGTCGTCCTGCTGCACGGCTGGCCCTATGACATCCACAGCTATGTCGAGGTGGCGCCCTTGCTGGCCGCCGAGGGCTATCGGGTGGTGGTCCCGTATCTGCGCGGCTATGGGACGACGCGCTTCCGGTCAGCCCGGACGTTCCGCGACGGCCAGCAGTCGGTGTTCGCCCTCGACCTCCTCGCCCTGATGGACGCCCTCGGGATCGAACGGGCGATCCTCGCCGGATACGACTGGGGCTCGCGGACGGCCGACATCGTCGCGGCGCTGTGGCCGAAGCGCTGCAAGGCCCTGGTCTCGGTGAGCGGCTATCTGATCACCAATCGCGAGAAGAACAAGCAGCCGCAGCCACCGAAGGTCGAATGGGCCTGGTGGTATCAGTACTACTTCGCCACGCGGCGGGGTGTGCTCGGGCTGGAGAACCCGGAATACCGGCGTGAACTGGCGCGGCTCGTCTGGCGGTTCAACTCGCCGACATGGCATTTCGACGAGGCCACCTTCGCGCGCACCGCCGCCGCCTTCCGGAATCCGGACTATGTCCGCATCGTGATCCACAACTATCGCTGGCGGCTGGGGCTCGCGGCGGGTGATCCCCGGTACGACGGTTTGGAGCGGCGCCTCGCCAAGGGCCCCGTCATCGGCGTCCCCACGGTCACGCTGGACGGCGGGCGCGATCCCTTCACCCCCGCCGGGGGCGGTGCCTCCTACCGGGACAGGTTCTCGGGTCCGTACGCCCACCGGACACTGAAGGACATCGGCCACAATGTGCCCCAGGAGGCTCCCGGAGCCTTCGCCGATGCCGTGGTCGAGGCCGACGGTCTGCGACGGCGCTGA
- a CDS encoding polysaccharide deacetylase family protein: protein MLQVSSPSRRDVLRSASGAVAATTCGVGCGHHAMSSSSRPAGLTETPSSGAASDRATPAGHAPRGPVRFPGLPPQIAHGPGGGSAVALTFHGQGDAELARSLLSEAERAGARVTVLAVGTWLDEHPELAHRVLDGGHELGNHTMRHRAVCALPADEASAEITECADRLRRLTGTIGSWFRPSQARTATDLVTRLAARAGYPHVLSYDVDSQDFQDPGPDAVRDTVLGQVRAGSVVSLHLAHTGTLTALPAVLEGLRGRGLRAVTATELMHSDGVAATAGPGMRTETG, encoded by the coding sequence ATGCTTCAGGTGTCCTCTCCCTCCCGCCGTGATGTCCTGCGGTCCGCGAGCGGTGCCGTGGCAGCCACGACGTGCGGCGTCGGCTGCGGCCACCACGCCATGTCCTCGTCGTCCAGACCGGCCGGTCTCACCGAGACCCCCTCCTCCGGTGCGGCCTCGGACCGGGCCACGCCCGCCGGACACGCACCGCGCGGACCGGTGCGCTTCCCCGGACTGCCACCCCAGATCGCCCACGGGCCAGGCGGCGGAAGCGCGGTGGCCCTCACCTTCCACGGCCAGGGGGACGCGGAGCTCGCCCGCTCACTGCTGTCCGAGGCCGAGCGGGCCGGGGCCCGGGTCACCGTCCTCGCCGTCGGCACCTGGCTCGACGAGCACCCGGAGCTGGCCCACCGGGTCCTGGACGGCGGCCATGAACTGGGCAACCACACCATGCGGCACCGCGCCGTCTGCGCGCTGCCCGCCGACGAGGCGTCCGCGGAGATCACCGAATGCGCCGACCGGCTGCGCCGCCTCACCGGGACCATCGGAAGCTGGTTCCGGCCGTCGCAGGCCCGTACCGCCACGGACCTCGTGACCCGTCTGGCGGCCCGCGCCGGGTACCCGCACGTCCTCTCCTACGACGTGGATTCCCAGGACTTCCAGGACCCGGGGCCGGACGCGGTGCGGGACACCGTCCTCGGCCAGGTCCGCGCCGGTTCCGTGGTCAGTCTGCACCTCGCCCACACCGGGACCCTGACCGCGCTGCCCGCGGTCCTCGAAGGTCTGCGCGGGCGCGGTCTGCGCGCGGTCACCGCGACGGAGCTGATGCACTCCGATGGCGTAGCAGCGACAGCGGGCCCCGGGATGCGTACCGAGACTGGGTGA
- a CDS encoding APC family permease, whose product MARWAFVCSCTTEETSHVPQNHPPESIAAPAVLAEERRLHKDLGFWGLTAIGFSNILGSGWLFAAMYAAQTAGPAALLSWIGAGALCALIALVMVELGATRPEGGGTVRWPLYASGRLVGTMIGWSVLLSVGGTAAEISAIMQYAAHYLPGLYSGGTLTVSGLAVAVALSVVLTVCNWFAVRIFARLNNLISVFKVVVPVLTIVALFLSGTHSGRLTDHGGFAPYGYAACLTALAGGGIVYSVNGFQAPLDFSGEARNPRRTVPAAVLTGIGLAVLVYLGLQLAFLFTVPESLLGHGWKGVNFESPFGQLALVLNLHWLATLLYADAVISPGGSAYVGVAIDARHTYALAKNGLLPRFFMRIHPRSGVARRALLLNLAVIVVFMLPFGGWQDIVSVMGDMYLLIYAASAVAVAAFRAHDRERGVTRAEGRVPGVRWIAPVSFVVASEFVYWSGWHDLRLALPFVLVGAVLFLLQRREDGGASLGEELRRGAWLVFHLAALTVLSWLGTFGGSARLPAPYDTVAVGVLALAVFVWAVRAGARHLRASQVSAASP is encoded by the coding sequence ATGGCACGCTGGGCCTTTGTATGTTCGTGCACCACCGAGGAGACGAGCCACGTGCCGCAGAACCACCCACCGGAGTCCATCGCCGCCCCGGCGGTGCTCGCCGAGGAGCGACGACTCCATAAGGACCTCGGATTCTGGGGCCTGACCGCGATCGGGTTCTCCAACATCCTGGGGTCCGGGTGGCTGTTCGCGGCCATGTACGCCGCTCAGACCGCCGGCCCCGCCGCCCTGCTGTCCTGGATCGGGGCGGGGGCGCTGTGCGCACTGATCGCCCTGGTCATGGTGGAACTCGGCGCCACCCGCCCCGAGGGCGGCGGCACCGTGCGCTGGCCGCTGTACGCCAGCGGACGGCTGGTCGGCACGATGATCGGCTGGTCCGTGCTGCTCTCGGTGGGCGGTACGGCGGCCGAGATCAGCGCGATCATGCAGTACGCCGCGCACTATCTGCCGGGGCTCTACAGCGGCGGCACACTCACCGTCTCGGGCCTCGCCGTGGCCGTCGCGCTCAGCGTCGTGCTGACGGTGTGCAACTGGTTCGCCGTGCGAATATTCGCCCGGCTGAACAACCTCATCTCGGTGTTCAAGGTTGTCGTCCCCGTCCTCACCATCGTCGCGCTGTTCCTGTCCGGCACCCACTCCGGACGCCTCACGGATCACGGCGGTTTCGCGCCGTACGGCTACGCGGCCTGCCTGACCGCGCTCGCCGGTGGCGGCATCGTGTACTCCGTCAACGGCTTCCAGGCCCCGCTCGACTTCTCCGGGGAGGCGCGCAATCCGCGCCGTACCGTACCGGCCGCGGTGCTCACCGGCATCGGCCTCGCCGTGCTGGTCTACCTCGGGCTCCAACTGGCCTTCCTGTTCACGGTGCCCGAGTCGCTGCTGGGCCACGGCTGGAAGGGAGTCAACTTCGAATCGCCCTTCGGGCAGCTCGCCCTGGTGCTCAATCTCCACTGGCTGGCCACGCTGCTCTACGCCGACGCGGTGATCTCACCGGGCGGATCGGCCTATGTGGGCGTGGCCATCGACGCCCGCCATACCTATGCCCTGGCCAAGAACGGGCTGCTGCCCCGCTTCTTCATGCGCATCCACCCCCGGTCCGGGGTGGCGCGCCGGGCGCTGCTGCTCAACCTGGCGGTCATCGTCGTCTTCATGCTGCCGTTCGGCGGCTGGCAGGACATCGTGAGCGTGATGGGGGACATGTATCTGCTGATCTACGCGGCCTCTGCGGTCGCCGTCGCGGCCTTCCGGGCACACGACCGCGAGCGGGGAGTGACCCGGGCCGAGGGGCGGGTGCCGGGGGTGCGCTGGATCGCACCGGTGAGCTTCGTGGTGGCCAGCGAGTTCGTCTACTGGTCGGGCTGGCACGATCTGCGGCTCGCGCTGCCCTTCGTGCTGGTCGGCGCGGTGTTGTTCCTGTTGCAGCGTCGTGAGGACGGCGGCGCGTCCCTGGGGGAGGAGCTGCGGCGCGGCGCCTGGCTGGTCTTCCATCTGGCCGCGCTGACCGTGCTGTCGTGGCTCGGCACCTTCGGCGGTTCCGCCCGCCTCCCCGCGCCGTACGACACCGTGGCGGTGGGCGTCCTCGCTCTCGCCGTATTCGTGTGGGCGGTCCGCGCGGGCGCCCGGCACCTGCGCGCCTCGCAGGTCAGCGCAGCGTCGCCGTGA
- a CDS encoding DoxX family protein produces the protein MHHRKDLGLLALRLGVGGVLVAHGTQKLFGWCGGDGLERTGQAMEAMGFRPGRANALAAGLGEAGGGLLLALGFATPVAGAAAAGTMAGAVSVHAPAGFFAQSGGYEFAALLGCSAAALGISGPGRYSLDHLTRHVLDQPWLIATAFTMSALTAAAVIRRRIAVTAERELAEEQGVIDEQELAE, from the coding sequence ATGCACCACCGCAAGGATCTCGGACTGCTCGCACTGCGCCTCGGTGTGGGCGGGGTCCTGGTCGCGCACGGCACGCAGAAGCTCTTCGGCTGGTGCGGCGGCGATGGCCTGGAACGTACCGGCCAGGCCATGGAGGCGATGGGCTTCCGTCCGGGGCGGGCCAATGCCTTGGCGGCCGGGCTGGGCGAGGCGGGCGGCGGGCTGCTGCTCGCGCTCGGCTTCGCCACTCCCGTGGCCGGGGCGGCGGCCGCGGGGACGATGGCGGGCGCGGTGTCGGTGCACGCGCCGGCCGGGTTCTTCGCCCAGTCCGGGGGCTATGAGTTCGCGGCCCTGCTGGGGTGCTCGGCGGCGGCGCTCGGGATCTCGGGGCCCGGCCGCTACTCGCTCGATCACCTCACCCGCCATGTGCTGGACCAGCCGTGGCTGATCGCGACGGCGTTCACCATGAGCGCGCTGACGGCGGCCGCGGTGATCAGACGCCGGATCGCGGTGACCGCGGAGCGGGAGCTGGCCGAGGAGCAGGGGGTCATCGACGAACAGGAGCTCGCCGAGTAG